In Halarcobacter mediterraneus, the following proteins share a genomic window:
- a CDS encoding fibronectin type III domain-containing protein codes for MTKLMKIVSLTTLTLLISGCSYKNVNSTKPKIDETLEVVDSASIRSISDINAIAFEWRKVDDPRVTGYHFYRANLQKDGSKLKLIDTIENRYTTHYLDEDLEPNTKYIYKISSATASEVESKTTNNYTTSTLPVMEGVSFIQAISNLPRQIKIIWRPHSNQRIESYEIQRKTPTTSEWEEIETVDGRLQAEYIDMDLEDNVVYHYRVIAKTFDDIETMPSALVKAQTKPLPDGIISLRASNDLPRKIALNWQASKSSDVIKYNIYRSTNAENSFSLLKTVGAKTLTYEDFINEDGKVYFYKVSSIDNDGLESNLNVNAVMGITLGKLKKPIMTLAQIQGEKAILNWLAGDNRAASYTVYKTIKEGLFKSKTIKFQGIKALRFEDKDIVRGVEYNYAIQAVDRNGIVSEVTNKTELVLPKLVEMN; via the coding sequence ATGACAAAATTAATGAAAATAGTATCATTAACAACTTTAACTTTGCTTATTAGTGGTTGTTCTTATAAAAATGTCAATTCAACAAAACCAAAAATAGATGAAACTTTAGAAGTAGTTGATTCAGCTTCAATTAGAAGTATCTCAGACATAAATGCCATCGCTTTTGAATGGAGAAAAGTTGATGACCCTAGAGTTACTGGATATCATTTTTATAGAGCTAACTTACAAAAAGATGGTTCAAAACTTAAACTAATTGATACTATAGAAAATAGATATACAACTCACTATCTTGATGAGGACTTAGAACCAAATACAAAATATATTTATAAAATATCTTCTGCAACAGCAAGTGAAGTAGAATCAAAAACAACAAATAACTATACTACTTCAACTCTACCTGTTATGGAAGGAGTTAGTTTTATTCAAGCTATTTCAAATCTTCCTAGACAAATAAAAATCATATGGAGACCTCATTCTAATCAAAGAATTGAAAGTTATGAAATTCAAAGAAAAACTCCTACAACAAGTGAATGGGAAGAAATAGAAACCGTAGATGGAAGACTTCAAGCTGAATATATAGATATGGATTTAGAAGACAATGTAGTATACCACTACAGAGTTATTGCAAAAACTTTTGATGATATAGAAACAATGCCTAGTGCTTTAGTTAAAGCACAAACAAAACCTTTACCAGATGGAATTATAAGTTTAAGAGCAAGTAATGACTTACCAAGAAAAATTGCTCTTAACTGGCAAGCTTCAAAGTCTTCTGATGTTATAAAATATAATATTTACAGAAGTACAAATGCAGAAAATAGTTTCTCACTTTTAAAAACAGTAGGTGCTAAAACTTTAACTTATGAAGACTTTATAAATGAAGATGGAAAAGTATATTTCTATAAAGTAAGCTCAATAGACAATGATGGCTTAGAGAGTAATTTAAATGTAAACGCTGTTATGGGGATTACTTTAGGAAAGTTGAAAAAACCTATTATGACTTTAGCTCAAATTCAAGGTGAAAAAGCCATTCTGAACTGGTTAGCAGGTGATAATAGAGCTGCTTCTTATACTGTATATAAGACTATAAAAGAAGGATTATTTAAATCTAAAACTATTAAATTTCAAGGAATAAAAGCCCTTAGATTTGAGGATAAAGATATAGTAAGAGGTGTTGAATATAATTATGCGATTCAAGCTGTAGATAGAAATGGTATTGTTTCAGAGGTTACAAATAAAACAGAATTAGTATTACCTAAGCTAGTGGAAATGAATTAA
- the trmB gene encoding tRNA (guanosine(46)-N7)-methyltransferase TrmB, whose amino-acid sequence MPHIIFEKDNNNITVPSTIDGTQFEFIAKSYNFTQKQRKEEYRISTKKDDKRFLLTLKEKNENYLLKADKVTRISPVQILKDSINSYIKLRESKIISSNTQNFNKKVEPSQEYLKDMDFFVNDFKTQKEIQIEIGFGSGRHLLHQAKNNPNIQFIGLEIHTPSIEQLLKQIKIQELKNILVVNYDARLFMEFISSNKVGKIFVHFPVPWDKKPHRRVFSNAFINEALRVLKIDGTLELRTDSRKYFDYCVELLTNLPKGKITIDINKDLEVSSKYEDRWKKQGKNIYDVVLTCNQEDKDINFDFDFSFDEFIDFENIIKDIPQKAIVEEDFFIHIEDIYTIEDKTNSGLIQITFGSFDRPLSKYILIEEGKASYYQDSPLPTSANIKAHKQLKGLLKK is encoded by the coding sequence ATGCCTCATATAATTTTTGAAAAAGATAATAACAATATTACTGTGCCATCAACAATTGATGGTACACAATTTGAGTTTATTGCAAAATCATACAACTTTACTCAAAAACAAAGAAAAGAAGAATATAGAATTTCTACAAAAAAAGATGATAAAAGATTTTTACTAACTTTAAAAGAAAAAAATGAAAACTACCTTTTAAAAGCAGACAAAGTAACAAGAATTAGTCCAGTTCAAATATTAAAAGATTCTATAAACTCTTATATAAAATTAAGAGAATCAAAAATAATCTCTTCAAACACTCAAAATTTTAATAAAAAAGTTGAGCCTTCACAAGAATATCTTAAAGATATGGACTTTTTTGTTAATGATTTTAAAACACAAAAAGAGATTCAAATTGAAATAGGTTTTGGAAGTGGAAGACATCTTTTACATCAAGCAAAAAACAATCCTAATATTCAATTTATTGGACTAGAAATACATACTCCTTCTATTGAACAGTTATTAAAACAAATAAAGATACAAGAACTTAAAAATATTTTAGTAGTAAATTATGATGCAAGACTCTTTATGGAATTTATTTCTTCAAATAAAGTTGGAAAAATATTTGTTCATTTTCCAGTTCCTTGGGATAAAAAACCTCACAGAAGAGTCTTTTCTAATGCTTTTATAAATGAAGCTTTAAGAGTATTAAAAATAGATGGAACATTAGAATTAAGAACTGATAGTAGAAAATATTTTGATTATTGTGTAGAACTACTTACAAACCTTCCTAAAGGTAAAATAACTATTGATATAAATAAAGACTTAGAAGTATCTAGTAAATATGAAGATAGATGGAAAAAACAAGGTAAAAATATTTATGATGTAGTTTTAACTTGTAATCAAGAAGACAAAGATATAAATTTTGATTTTGATTTTTCTTTTGATGAATTTATTGATTTTGAAAATATTATAAAAGATATTCCTCAAAAAGCCATTGTAGAAGAAGACTTCTTTATCCATATTGAAGATATTTATACAATTGAAGATAAAACTAACTCAGGTTTAATTCAAATAACTTTTGGAAGTTTTGATAGACCCTTAAGTAAATATATTCTAATAGAAGAAGGTAAAGCCTCTTATTATCAAGATTCCCCTCTTCCTACAAGTGCAAATATAAAAGCACATAAACAATTGAAAGGGTTATTAAAGAAATGA
- a CDS encoding cell division ATP-binding protein FtsE, giving the protein MIRAKNIYLSYDENKYVIKKGNFAIKEKEFIFIGGTSGSGKSTLLKSFYGEIPLKHGELRIAGQNVFGIKGKALRNLRKDIGIIFQDYKLINEWTIEENIMIPLKINGYSNDISREQATKLLNHVKLSHRAGYYPNELSGGEQQRVAVARALAHNPKIIIADEPTGNLDDYSAEVVWNLLKGANEQLGITVVVVTHRVPKNFGIRFRQLSIEDGIIYEVS; this is encoded by the coding sequence ATGATTAGGGCAAAAAATATTTACCTTTCTTATGATGAAAACAAATATGTTATCAAAAAAGGTAACTTTGCTATCAAAGAGAAAGAGTTTATATTTATTGGCGGAACAAGTGGAAGTGGAAAATCTACTTTATTAAAATCTTTTTATGGAGAGATTCCTTTAAAACATGGAGAATTAAGAATTGCAGGACAAAATGTTTTTGGAATAAAAGGCAAAGCTTTAAGAAATTTAAGAAAAGATATAGGAATTATATTTCAAGATTATAAATTAATAAATGAATGGACTATTGAAGAAAATATTATGATTCCACTAAAAATCAATGGTTATTCAAATGATATTTCAAGGGAACAAGCTACAAAACTTTTAAACCATGTAAAACTTTCTCACAGAGCAGGATATTATCCAAATGAACTAAGTGGAGGAGAACAACAAAGAGTTGCAGTAGCAAGAGCCTTAGCCCATAATCCAAAAATAATTATTGCAGATGAACCAACTGGTAACTTAGATGACTATTCTGCTGAAGTTGTTTGGAATCTACTAAAAGGTGCAAATGAACAGCTAGGAATTACTGTTGTAGTTGTAACACATAGAGTTCCTAAAAACTTTGGTATTAGATTTAGGCAATTATCAATTGAAGATGGGATAATTTATGAAGTTTCTTAA
- a CDS encoding cell division protein FtsX — protein MKFLKNSFAFVIPLTAMLISFIIYLFSSNILENYRIKIANDYSIVVITNTPLIKEDISQLAGINVEKIITLEKKEIIDNIKSSLSEASIELLKRKLPHFYKIKLEVFPTTSQLETIKNKLYANKNVRKVEIFSKNHNSVYLLMLLLSQISFILFTIITIFAIIMIAKQIRIWFYEHHEKITILKLHGASILYSSSTILKYAILSSFLSFFIVSATFIYLVGNIGVLLPDDLENIVQITLTINESLLQIFLLSFGISILTILGVLLKYKFKYD, from the coding sequence ATGAAGTTTCTTAAAAATAGTTTTGCTTTCGTAATTCCATTAACTGCCATGTTAATCTCTTTTATAATTTATCTTTTTTCTTCAAATATATTAGAAAACTATAGAATAAAAATTGCAAATGACTACTCTATTGTTGTAATTACAAACACTCCATTAATAAAAGAAGACATTAGTCAACTTGCAGGAATAAATGTAGAAAAAATCATTACCCTAGAAAAAAAAGAGATAATTGATAATATAAAATCAAGTTTATCTGAAGCCTCAATTGAATTATTAAAAAGAAAACTTCCCCACTTTTATAAAATAAAGCTTGAAGTTTTTCCTACAACAAGCCAATTAGAAACTATCAAAAATAAACTATATGCAAATAAAAATGTAAGAAAAGTAGAAATCTTCTCAAAAAATCATAATAGTGTTTACCTTTTAATGCTTTTACTTAGTCAAATAAGTTTTATTCTCTTTACTATTATTACTATTTTTGCAATTATTATGATTGCAAAACAAATAAGAATTTGGTTTTATGAGCATCATGAAAAAATCACTATTCTTAAACTTCATGGTGCTTCTATTTTATACAGTTCTTCAACTATATTAAAATATGCAATTTTAAGCTCTTTTTTATCTTTTTTCATTGTATCTGCTACTTTTATATATTTAGTGGGTAATATTGGCGTATTACTACCTGATGATTTAGAGAATATTGTACAGATAACTCTTACAATAAATGAATCACTTCTACAAATATTTTTATTGTCATTTGGTATTTCAATACTAACAATTCTTGGTGTACTATTAAAATACAAATTTAAATATGATTAA
- a CDS encoding murein hydrolase activator EnvC family protein, with translation MIKILISLLTVITLFAASTKSIDKKIANNKQILKQSESIKKKRDLQIKILAKQINNQNKELSRIEKAIVIINDDIKKHQEQLATAKKALNELQKNSTNLIKEKKDSEEKIVNTIINEFSSSIALKLARESSLEELVDSEIYTILSENSKDQILKINNSYELLTQNKKENENKISSISSYIKERKKKKKELNILKSARSKSLVSLEKKHQQYQKELKKAVQKQESLKDLLGKLNILKKEEIEKQKKAAITRAKRLAAQKKRKTKKSSQYEVSDKERNEKYVKNLDLDVRMIGSSTSGVKISRYRGRKTIAPLDSFNVIKKFGTYFDPVYKIELFNESIVLKTKKPQAKVKAIFNGKIVYAKKDAGMLENVVIVQHRNGLHTIYSHLDQISPSLKVGRWIKKGYVVGRVNDTLTFQATKNEMHVNPKDLFKI, from the coding sequence ATGATTAAAATATTAATTTCTTTATTAACAGTTATTACACTTTTTGCAGCTTCAACTAAAAGCATTGATAAAAAAATTGCAAATAATAAACAAATTTTAAAACAAAGTGAATCAATAAAGAAAAAAAGAGATTTACAAATTAAAATTTTGGCAAAACAAATAAATAATCAAAATAAAGAATTATCAAGAATCGAAAAAGCAATTGTAATAATAAATGATGATATAAAAAAACATCAAGAACAATTAGCAACTGCAAAAAAAGCGTTGAATGAACTACAAAAAAACTCTACTAATTTAATAAAAGAAAAAAAAGACAGTGAAGAAAAAATTGTAAATACAATAATAAATGAATTTTCTTCTTCTATAGCATTAAAGCTAGCAAGAGAAAGTAGTTTAGAAGAATTAGTAGATTCTGAAATATATACAATTCTTTCTGAAAATTCAAAGGATCAAATTCTTAAAATAAATAATAGTTATGAACTTTTAACTCAAAATAAGAAAGAAAATGAAAATAAAATTAGTTCAATTAGTTCTTATATAAAAGAAAGAAAAAAGAAGAAAAAAGAGTTAAATATTTTAAAATCCGCTCGTTCTAAATCTTTAGTTTCTTTAGAAAAAAAACACCAGCAATATCAAAAAGAACTAAAAAAAGCTGTACAAAAACAAGAATCACTAAAAGATTTACTTGGAAAATTAAATATTTTAAAAAAAGAAGAGATAGAAAAACAAAAAAAAGCAGCAATTACTAGAGCAAAAAGACTTGCTGCACAGAAAAAAAGAAAAACTAAAAAAAGTTCCCAGTATGAAGTAAGTGATAAAGAAAGAAATGAAAAATATGTTAAAAACTTAGACTTAGATGTTAGGATGATAGGTTCTTCAACTTCTGGAGTTAAAATTTCAAGATATAGAGGAAGAAAAACAATTGCACCTTTAGACTCTTTTAATGTAATTAAAAAATTTGGTACTTATTTTGACCCTGTTTATAAGATTGAACTTTTCAATGAATCAATTGTATTAAAAACAAAAAAACCACAAGCAAAAGTAAAAGCAATTTTTAATGGAAAAATTGTTTATGCAAAAAAAGATGCAGGTATGTTAGAAAATGTTGTTATTGTTCAACATAGAAATGGTCTACATACAATATATTCCCACCTAGATCAAATCTCTCCATCATTAAAAGTAGGACGATGGATAAAAAAAGGATATGTGGTAGGAAGAGTAAATGATACTCTAACTTTTCAAGCTACAAAAAATGAAATGCATGTCAACCCAAAAGATCTTTTTAAGATTTAA
- a CDS encoding GGDEF domain-containing protein translates to MKKNITLYAVIMIIMLSVTISLFSLYNLRKTGIESAIHNAQSISEVVKSGLTAHMINGNMDQVETFINSTSHIKNVDELWLVRSKHLNEQFPESKLSHPPRDEFDEKVLKTGRIHHYIEEGITNSSVRVTIPYNAVAEKGIDCLKCHNVPQGTTLGAVSIVLDISTIKEIGIESIYVILVLILTTVILFILISRRLINPYLTLFDKFKLNVNQATNGKFKRINPPIGLSKEMVKLTQEYNNLIQSFEDTAIDIDKKLQGYVGYEISSKERNPLKDSKEIINNLSNLYQFKKQIELDNTKEEIYNRLAEVLLNKFKIKNFSFIELDMKKYKQTKIKEVGHSLYCKDTILNNPELCRAARTKNDVMSVDFHNTCPYFNNDEKFYYCFHVDISQNLYLIINCVSDTKEELERIKEQTVFVKSYLKESAPSIEVKILMNALQESAFRDGLTGLYNRKFLEEYSKKMLPQLKRDNKKVGLLMLDMDHFKAVNDEYGHDIGDKVLKELARILNETVRESDIIIRYGGEEFMVLLIGVTNETNALNVAKKIANNVRENEIDVYAGAKLRKTVSIGLSMYPDDANSFDSVIKNADIALYEAKNSGRDKVVRFKEEQISSIDLF, encoded by the coding sequence ATGAAAAAGAATATTACTCTTTATGCAGTTATTATGATAATAATGCTTTCTGTTACTATTTCCTTATTTAGTTTATATAACTTAAGAAAAACTGGTATTGAATCTGCTATTCATAATGCTCAATCTATATCTGAAGTTGTAAAAAGTGGTTTAACAGCTCATATGATAAATGGGAATATGGATCAAGTAGAAACCTTTATAAACTCAACCTCACATATAAAAAATGTAGATGAATTATGGCTTGTAAGAAGTAAACATTTAAATGAACAATTTCCTGAATCGAAATTAAGTCATCCGCCAAGAGATGAATTTGATGAAAAAGTTTTAAAAACAGGAAGAATACATCACTATATAGAAGAAGGAATCACAAATTCAAGTGTCAGGGTTACAATTCCTTATAATGCAGTTGCAGAAAAAGGAATTGATTGTCTAAAATGCCATAATGTTCCACAAGGTACAACTTTAGGGGCAGTATCTATTGTTCTTGATATTAGCACAATAAAAGAAATAGGAATTGAATCAATATATGTTATTTTGGTTCTAATTTTAACAACAGTAATATTATTTATTCTTATAAGCAGAAGACTCATAAACCCTTATTTAACCTTATTTGATAAATTTAAATTAAATGTAAATCAAGCAACTAATGGAAAATTTAAAAGAATAAACCCTCCAATAGGATTATCAAAAGAAATGGTTAAACTTACTCAAGAATATAATAATCTAATTCAATCCTTTGAAGATACTGCTATTGATATTGATAAAAAACTTCAAGGTTATGTGGGATATGAAATTTCATCAAAAGAAAGAAACCCTTTAAAAGACTCTAAGGAAATTATTAATAATCTTTCAAATTTATATCAGTTTAAAAAACAAATTGAATTAGATAATACAAAAGAAGAGATATATAATAGACTTGCTGAAGTTTTACTAAACAAATTCAAAATCAAAAACTTCTCTTTTATAGAATTAGATATGAAAAAATATAAACAAACTAAAATAAAAGAAGTTGGTCACTCTTTATATTGTAAAGATACAATTTTAAATAATCCTGAATTATGTAGAGCAGCAAGAACAAAAAATGATGTGATGTCTGTTGATTTTCATAATACTTGTCCATATTTTAACAATGATGAAAAATTTTATTACTGCTTTCATGTTGATATTAGTCAAAACTTATATTTAATAATCAACTGCGTATCTGACACAAAAGAAGAGCTAGAAAGAATAAAAGAACAAACTGTATTTGTAAAAAGTTATCTAAAAGAATCAGCACCATCTATTGAAGTAAAAATATTAATGAATGCCTTACAAGAATCTGCTTTTAGGGATGGATTAACAGGACTTTATAATAGAAAATTCTTAGAAGAATATAGCAAAAAAATGCTTCCTCAGCTTAAACGTGATAATAAAAAAGTTGGGCTATTAATGCTTGATATGGATCATTTCAAAGCTGTAAATGATGAATATGGACATGATATTGGAGATAAAGTTTTAAAAGAACTTGCTAGAATTCTTAATGAAACAGTTAGAGAATCAGATATTATCATTAGATATGGTGGAGAAGAATTTATGGTTCTTTTAATTGGTGTTACAAATGAAACAAATGCTCTAAATGTTGCTAAAAAAATTGCAAATAATGTTAGAGAAAATGAGATTGATGTTTATGCTGGTGCAAAATTAAGAAAAACTGTTAGTATTGGACTTTCTATGTACCCTGATGATGCTAATTCTTTTGATTCTGTTATAAAAAATGCAGATATTGCTTTATATGAAGCTAAAAATAGTGGAAGAGATAAAGTTGTAAGATTCAAAGAAGAACAAATTTCAAGTATTGATCTTTTCTAA
- a CDS encoding class I SAM-dependent methyltransferase, translated as MAIKDKIKWNEKYTNNKSLLKRRPQSKKLLNAIKIVKGSLALDVACGVGRNSIFLAQNGFEVEALDISSVALEELDKSNYKNIKTKQIDLENYCPKEDSYNLIVMTNYLDRKLIEKLYKALKKDGILFIETYMFHKENEKPPSNPNFLLKENELKTFFKEEGIILDYEEFFNEPFEMYKMRKQAIIIKKSNN; from the coding sequence ATGGCTATAAAAGATAAAATCAAGTGGAATGAAAAATATACAAATAATAAAAGTCTACTAAAAAGAAGACCGCAAAGTAAAAAACTTTTAAATGCAATAAAAATAGTAAAAGGATCTTTAGCTCTTGATGTCGCTTGTGGAGTAGGAAGAAACTCTATTTTTCTAGCCCAAAATGGTTTTGAAGTAGAAGCCCTAGATATTTCTTCTGTTGCCTTAGAAGAATTAGACAAAAGCAACTATAAAAATATTAAAACAAAACAAATTGATTTAGAAAACTATTGCCCAAAAGAAGATAGTTATAATTTGATAGTTATGACAAATTATTTAGATAGAAAGCTAATCGAAAAACTTTATAAAGCTCTTAAAAAAGATGGTATCTTATTTATTGAAACATATATGTTTCATAAAGAGAATGAAAAACCACCTTCAAACCCTAATTTTTTACTAAAAGAAAATGAACTTAAAACCTTTTTTAAAGAAGAAGGAATAATTTTAGATTATGAAGAGTTTTTTAATGAACCTTTTGAAATGTATAAAATGAGAAAACAAGCAATTATTATAAAAAAATCCAATAATTAA
- a CDS encoding sensor histidine kinase — MESKYSERTILTIIKYGALIPIIIFSFLITYLSIKQKDDELNHEIKVLKEKFLQENKENVKNEVYRVIDSINYEIKSSDEALKTFLKDKVYEAYQIADNIYKEETKKNKPKEEIYNTIKLALGGMIYNEGTGYIFLDDINGVKQLQPFNRSFEGRNFLHYEDAKGYRFVETIVQTIKDKTETYDTYYWYKSKEDKTAYKKMSFYKYFEPFDVAIGTGEYLVDFEKRIQQNLLKRIRNIRFNNNNGYIFIFDSKGTYLSYFEKDKIKTNGFKTENTKGKYLIKDLVEFAIDKKEGYYSYLALKKPNLSTDNNEKISFIKYFEDWDWIIGAGFYLDELNNDVKERELELIKKHEAIISDIIILSIIITSLLLLISFYISKIVSKKFDDYKNNLKEEMNRTVEKERLLIQQSKMATMGEMIGNIAHQWKQPLSIISTASTGVKLQKELETLTDKELSEAMDSINNSSQYLAQTIEDFRSFFKPNKLKQRFIFRSLYEKTFKLINSQFKNNNIQIIENIDDIELNTYENELLQVLINILKNSKDELIKLPREERRLIFVNSFSKNKQVFIKIRDNAGGIPEEIIDKIYDPYFSTKKDKEGTGIGLYMSRQIIDSMDGKIKVSNVDFTFSNKKYKGAEFTIIIPLN; from the coding sequence ATGGAATCAAAATATAGTGAAAGAACAATCCTTACAATAATCAAATATGGGGCGCTTATTCCTATTATAATATTTTCTTTTCTAATAACTTATTTATCAATAAAACAAAAAGATGATGAATTAAACCATGAAATAAAAGTTTTAAAAGAAAAATTTCTACAAGAAAATAAAGAAAATGTTAAAAATGAAGTTTATAGAGTAATTGATTCTATAAACTATGAAATAAAAAGCTCCGATGAGGCTTTAAAAACTTTTTTAAAAGATAAAGTATATGAAGCATACCAAATCGCAGATAATATTTATAAAGAAGAAACCAAAAAAAACAAACCTAAAGAAGAAATTTATAACACAATAAAATTAGCTTTAGGAGGGATGATTTATAATGAAGGAACAGGTTATATTTTTCTTGATGATATAAATGGAGTAAAACAACTTCAACCTTTCAATCGAAGTTTTGAAGGTAGAAATTTTCTACATTATGAAGATGCAAAAGGCTATAGATTTGTTGAGACTATAGTTCAAACTATAAAAGATAAAACTGAAACTTATGATACTTATTATTGGTATAAATCAAAAGAAGATAAAACTGCTTACAAAAAAATGAGTTTTTATAAATATTTTGAACCCTTTGATGTAGCAATTGGAACAGGAGAATATTTAGTTGACTTTGAGAAAAGAATACAACAAAATCTTTTGAAAAGAATTAGAAATATTAGATTTAACAATAATAATGGATACATATTTATATTTGATTCAAAAGGAACTTATTTATCTTATTTTGAAAAAGACAAAATCAAAACCAATGGTTTTAAAACAGAAAATACAAAAGGAAAATATTTAATTAAAGACTTAGTTGAATTTGCAATAGATAAAAAAGAAGGATACTACTCTTACCTTGCACTAAAAAAACCAAATCTTTCTACAGATAATAATGAAAAAATTTCTTTTATAAAATATTTTGAAGATTGGGATTGGATTATTGGAGCAGGATTTTATTTGGATGAGTTAAACAATGATGTAAAAGAAAGAGAACTTGAATTAATAAAAAAACATGAAGCAATCATTTCAGATATCATTATTTTAAGTATTATTATTACAAGTTTACTACTTTTGATCTCTTTTTACATTTCAAAAATTGTTTCAAAAAAGTTTGATGATTATAAAAATAATTTAAAAGAAGAAATGAATAGAACAGTTGAAAAAGAAAGATTACTAATCCAACAATCAAAAATGGCAACAATGGGTGAAATGATAGGAAATATAGCCCATCAATGGAAACAACCTTTATCTATAATTTCTACAGCTTCAACTGGAGTAAAACTACAAAAAGAGTTAGAAACTTTAACTGATAAAGAGTTATCTGAAGCAATGGATTCAATTAATAATTCTTCACAATATTTAGCACAGACAATTGAAGACTTTAGAAGCTTTTTTAAACCAAATAAATTAAAACAAAGATTTATATTTAGATCATTATATGAGAAAACATTTAAATTAATTAATTCTCAATTTAAAAACAATAATATTCAAATAATAGAAAACATTGATGATATAGAATTAAATACCTATGAAAACGAATTATTACAAGTACTTATTAATATTTTGAAAAATAGTAAAGATGAATTAATAAAACTACCAAGGGAAGAAAGAAGACTTATTTTTGTTAACTCCTTTTCAAAAAACAAGCAGGTTTTTATAAAAATAAGAGATAATGCAGGGGGAATTCCAGAAGAGATTATAGATA